The following are from one region of the Camelus dromedarius isolate mCamDro1 chromosome 16, mCamDro1.pat, whole genome shotgun sequence genome:
- the LOC105094051 gene encoding keratin, type I cytoskeletal 15 yields the protein MSTTFLQTSFSSLGGGSTRGGSLLAGGGGFGGRSHYGGGGSRSITASSARFVSSGSGGGYGGSLGGGAGSGLGGGFGGGLGGGFGGGFGGGFGGGFGDFGGGDGGLLSGNEKITMQNLNDRLASYLDKVRALEEANADLEVKIRDWYQKQSPTSPERDYSPYFKTIEELRDKILAATIDNSRVILEIDNARLAADDFRLKFENELALRQGVEADINGLRRVLDELTLAKTDLEMQIEGLNEELVYLKKNHEEEMKEYSSQLAGQVNVEMDAAPGMDLTRMLAEMREQYEAMAEKNRRDAEAWFFSKTEELNKEVASNTEMIQTSKTEITDLRRTMQGLEIELQSQLSMKAGLESSLAETECCYATQLQQIQGLISGLEAQLSELRSEMECQNQEYKMLLDVKTRLEQEIATYRSLLEGQDAKMAGIGTREASLGGGSGGKVRINVEESVDGKVVSSRKREI from the exons ATGAGCACCACATTTCTGCAGACTTCTTTCTCCAGCCTTGGGGGTGGCTCTACCCGAGGGGGTTCCCTCCTGGCTGGGGGAGGTGGCTTTGGCGGCAGGAGCCACTATGGGGGAGGTGGAAGCCGTAGCATCACAGCTTCTTCTGCTAGGTTTGTCTCCTCGGGGTCAGGAGGGGGCTACGGGGGCAGCTTGGGTGGAGGGGCTGGTAGTGGTTTGGGTGGAGGTTTTGGAGGTGGCCTTGGAGGTGGCTTTGGAGGTGGCTTTGGTGGGGGTTTTGGTGGTGGCTTTGGTGACTTCGGTGGTGGCGATGGTGGCCTCCTCTCCGGCAATGAGAAGATCACCATGCAGAACCTCAATGACCGCCTGGCCTCCTACCTGGACAAGGTGCGTGCCCTGGAGGAGGCCAACGCTGACCTGGAGGTGAAGATCCGCGACTGGTACCAGAAGCAGAGCCCCACCAGCCCGGAGCGTGACTACAGCCCTTACTTCAAGACCATAGAAGAGCTCCGGGACAAG ATCCTGGCAGCCACCATCGACAACTCCCGGGTCATCCTGGAGATTGACAACGCCAGGCTGGCGGCCGACGACTTCAGACTCAA gTTTGAGAACGAGCTGGCCCTGCGCCAGGGCGTGGAGGCTGACATCAACGGCCTGCGCAGGGTGCTGGACGAGCTGACCCTGGCCAAGACCGACCTGGAGATGCAGATCGAGGGCCTGAATGAGGAGTTGGTCTACCTGAAGAAGAACCATGAGGAG GAGATGAAGGAGTACAGCAGCCAGCTGGCCGGCCAGGTCAACGTGGAGATGGACGCTGCACCGGGCATGGACCTGACCCGGATGCTGGCGGAGATGAGGGAGCAGTACGAGGCCATGGCGGAGAAGAACCGCCGGGATGCAGAAGCCTGGTTCTTCAGCAAG ACAGAGGAGCTGAATAAGGAGGTGGCCTCCAACACAGAGATGATCCAGACCAGCAAGACAGAGATCACAGACCTGAGACGCACGATGCAGGGACTGGAGATTGAGCTGCAGTCCCAGCTCAGCATG AAAGCCGGGCTGGAGAGCTCGCTGGCAGAGACAGAGTGCTGCTACGCCACGCAGCTGCAGCAGATCCAGGGCCTCATCAGTGGCCTGGAGGCCCAGCTGAGCGAGCTCCGCAGTGAGATGGAGTGCCAGAACCAGGAGTACAAGATGCTGCTGGATGTCAAGACGCGGCTGGAGCAGGAGATCGCTACCTACCGCAGCCTCCTGGAGGGCCAGGATGCCAA GATGGCTGGTATTGGCACCAGAGAAG CCTCCCTGGGTGGTGGCAGCGGCGGCAAAGTCCGCATCAATGTTGAAGAGTCAGTGGACGGAAAGGTGGTTTCTTCTCGAAAGAGAGAAATCTAA